The following coding sequences lie in one Flagellimonas eckloniae genomic window:
- the recQ gene encoding DNA helicase RecQ: MGLMNTDLHSSLKKYFGFSQFKGLQEKVIQNILENKDTFVIMPTGGGKSLCYQLPAIMKEGTSIVVSPLIALMKNQVDAIRGVSEQHGIAHVLNSSLTKTDVKQVKEDITNGITKLLYVAPESLTKEENIEFLRGVPLSFVAVDEAHCISEWGHDFRPEYRNLKSIINRLGDNIPIIGLTATATPKVQEDIIKNLGMTDAKVFKASFNRPNLFYEVRPKTQNVDADIIRFVKQNQGKSGIIYCLSRKRVEELAQVLQVNGVSAVPYHAGFDAKTRSKYQDMFLMEEVDVVVATIAFGMGIDKPDVRFVIHHDIPKSIESYYQETGRAGRDGGEGHCLAFYAYKDVEKLEKFMSGKPVAEQEIGNALLQEIVAYAETSMSRRKFILHYFGEEFDGEKGDGADMDDNARNPKKKEEAKDEVLKLLSVVKGTNEKFKTKETVKILVGKVNAMISSYKTDEKDFFGIGSERDDAYWMALIRQVLVAGFLKKEIEQYGILHLTDCGKDFLERPSSFLMTKDHVYSEENNDAIITAAKSSGGGADSNLLKLLRDLRKREAKKMEVPPFVVFQDPSLDDMALKYPVTNEELLNIHGVGEGKAKKYGKPFLDLIANYVEENDIIRPDDLVVKSTGANSGLKLYIIQNVDRKLPLDDIASAKGLELPALIKEMEQIVFSGTKLNIGYWIDEILDEDQQEEIHEYFLEADTDSIASAIEEFDGDYEDEDLRLYRLKFISEVAN, from the coding sequence ATGGGTCTTATGAATACCGATTTGCACTCCTCACTTAAAAAGTACTTTGGTTTTTCCCAGTTCAAGGGGCTACAAGAAAAAGTAATACAAAACATACTTGAAAATAAAGACACCTTTGTTATCATGCCAACCGGTGGTGGAAAATCCCTTTGTTATCAACTTCCCGCTATCATGAAAGAGGGCACTTCCATTGTTGTGTCGCCTCTAATCGCCCTTATGAAAAATCAAGTGGATGCTATAAGAGGGGTATCAGAACAGCATGGCATTGCCCATGTATTAAATTCTTCCTTAACGAAAACAGATGTAAAACAGGTTAAAGAAGATATTACCAATGGGATCACCAAGTTATTATACGTGGCCCCCGAGTCCTTGACAAAAGAGGAGAATATAGAATTTTTACGAGGGGTTCCCCTTTCCTTTGTTGCTGTTGATGAGGCGCATTGCATCTCGGAATGGGGACATGACTTTAGGCCGGAATATCGAAACCTCAAAAGCATCATCAATCGTTTAGGTGATAATATTCCAATTATTGGTCTAACGGCAACCGCTACACCAAAGGTTCAAGAAGATATTATCAAAAATTTGGGAATGACGGACGCCAAGGTATTTAAAGCCTCATTTAACCGTCCAAATTTATTTTACGAAGTGCGCCCCAAGACGCAAAATGTGGATGCCGATATTATTCGTTTTGTAAAACAGAACCAGGGAAAGTCTGGAATTATCTACTGCCTTAGCAGAAAAAGGGTAGAGGAATTGGCGCAGGTTCTTCAGGTGAATGGAGTAAGTGCGGTACCCTACCATGCAGGTTTTGATGCCAAAACACGCTCTAAATATCAAGATATGTTTTTGATGGAGGAGGTTGATGTTGTAGTGGCGACAATAGCCTTTGGTATGGGTATTGACAAGCCTGATGTACGTTTTGTTATTCACCACGATATTCCAAAAAGTATAGAAAGCTACTACCAAGAGACCGGACGAGCGGGTAGAGATGGAGGAGAAGGACATTGTTTGGCATTTTATGCCTATAAGGATGTTGAGAAACTGGAAAAGTTCATGTCGGGAAAACCTGTGGCCGAACAGGAAATTGGAAATGCGCTGTTGCAAGAAATTGTTGCTTATGCAGAAACCTCTATGTCTCGAAGAAAGTTCATCCTTCACTATTTTGGGGAAGAATTTGATGGAGAAAAGGGTGATGGCGCGGATATGGACGATAATGCCAGAAATCCCAAGAAAAAGGAAGAGGCCAAAGATGAGGTACTTAAGCTCCTTAGCGTAGTTAAGGGAACCAATGAAAAGTTTAAGACCAAGGAGACCGTAAAAATTTTGGTGGGTAAGGTAAACGCCATGATTTCATCATACAAAACGGATGAAAAGGATTTCTTTGGAATAGGTTCGGAAAGAGATGATGCCTATTGGATGGCACTGATCAGACAAGTGTTGGTAGCTGGGTTCCTTAAAAAAGAAATTGAGCAATATGGCATTTTGCATTTAACGGATTGTGGCAAGGACTTCTTGGAACGACCAAGTTCGTTTCTAATGACCAAGGATCACGTGTATAGCGAAGAAAATAATGATGCCATAATTACGGCGGCCAAGTCTAGCGGCGGCGGGGCCGATAGTAATTTGCTGAAATTGTTGCGTGATTTAAGAAAAAGAGAGGCGAAAAAGATGGAAGTTCCTCCTTTTGTTGTATTTCAAGATCCTTCTTTGGATGATATGGCCTTGAAGTACCCCGTTACTAATGAAGAACTTTTAAATATCCATGGGGTAGGAGAGGGAAAGGCAAAAAAATATGGAAAACCATTTTTAGACCTTATTGCCAACTATGTTGAAGAAAACGATATTATTAGACCGGATGACCTCGTTGTAAAAAGTACCGGTGCAAATTCCGGTCTAAAATTATACATCATCCAAAATGTTGACCGCAAATTACCTTTGGATGATATTGCCTCTGCAAAAGGACTGGAATTACCTGCGCTTATCAAAGAAATGGAGCAGATTGTTTTTAGTGGAACAAAGCTCAATATTGGATATTGGATAGATGAAATCTTGGATGAGGACCAACAAGAAGAAATCCATGAATACTTTTTGGAAGCCGATACAGATTCTATAGCTTCAGCTATAGAAGAGTTTGATGGTGATTATGAAGATGAAGATTTAAGACTCTACAGACTAAAATTCATAAGCGAGGTGGCTAATTAA
- the tatC gene encoding twin-arginine translocase subunit TatC: MAKKIEAPDEMSFLDHLEVLRWHLIRSVVAVVLVACVAFMMREFIFDTVLFGPKKMDFPTYRFFCKIATFFGITSEFCADTLPFTIQNRTMAGQFSAHIWTSIWAGFIVGFPYVLWEVWRFISPGLHENERKHSRGFILVASTLFFMGVLFGYYVVAPLSINFLGTYQVSKEVLNEIDISSFIATVRASVIACGIMFELPIIIYFLTKVGLVTPEILKKYRKIALVIVLILSAVITPPDVASQIVVSVPVLILYQISIYISKLVLRKEAKKEKRNAK, encoded by the coding sequence ATGGCAAAGAAGATAGAAGCTCCCGACGAAATGTCCTTTTTGGACCATTTGGAAGTACTACGGTGGCACCTTATCCGGTCAGTAGTAGCAGTTGTTTTAGTTGCTTGCGTGGCATTTATGATGAGAGAATTTATTTTTGACACAGTCCTTTTTGGACCAAAAAAAATGGATTTTCCAACCTATCGGTTCTTTTGTAAAATAGCCACCTTTTTTGGGATAACTTCTGAGTTTTGTGCTGATACATTACCATTCACCATTCAAAACAGAACTATGGCTGGCCAATTTTCGGCTCATATTTGGACCTCTATTTGGGCCGGTTTTATAGTTGGATTTCCATATGTACTTTGGGAAGTATGGCGATTTATCAGTCCAGGATTACATGAGAACGAGCGCAAACATTCCAGAGGTTTTATTTTAGTGGCATCCACACTATTTTTTATGGGAGTGTTATTTGGGTACTATGTTGTGGCACCATTATCCATTAATTTTTTGGGGACCTACCAAGTAAGCAAAGAAGTATTAAACGAAATTGATATTAGTTCTTTCATCGCAACTGTAAGGGCATCAGTCATCGCCTGTGGAATAATGTTCGAATTGCCAATTATCATATACTTTTTAACCAAGGTAGGTTTGGTTACTCCGGAAATACTAAAGAAATATAGAAAAATTGCTCTTGTAATTGTTCTCATATTATCTGCCGTGATTACTCCTCCAGATGTTGCAAGCCAAATTGTAGTTTCTGTTCCGGTATTGATTTTGTATCAAATAAGTATCTATATTTCTAAACTAGTCTTACGAAAAGAAGCTAAAAAAGAAAAAAGAAATGCCAAATAA
- a CDS encoding ABC-F family ATP-binding cassette domain-containing protein, whose amino-acid sequence MNLLTVENISKSYGELVLFSNISFGINKDQKIALIAKNGSGKTSILNIISGKDTTETGQVTSRKGIKIAFLEQEPNLNPDLTIEETIFSTDNEVLKIITAYEKAVQNPDEEEQYQKAFEAMERHNAWDFETRYKQILFKLNLEKLDVKVGTLSGGQKKRLALANALLNKPDLLILDEPTNHLDLEMIEWLEAYFTKENITLFMVTHDRYFLERVCNEIIELDNNQLYSYKGNYSYYLREKEARMEREAVEQHKSKLLFKKELDWMRRQPKARTTKSKSRIDDFKEIKHKAHQRRIEHQVQLELNMERLGSKILELHNISKSFDDKTILEKFDYNFTKGERLGIIGQNGTGKSTFLNIITQKETVDGGKVVVGDTLKFGYYTQKGIHSKEGQKVIDVIREFGDYIPLKKGRQISAQQLLERFLFDRKKQYDFVEKLSGGERKRLYLCTVLIQNPNFLILDEPTNDLDIVTLNVLESFLLDFPGCLIVVSHDRYFMDKIVDHLFIFRGNGIIEDFPGNYSDYRAYESSKVIADREAKSNNTEKAEKTNWKEKGNSQKLSYSEQKEHKQLEKEIQKLEEKKGVLQNKFTDPNLSVEEITQLSIGLKEISNSIETKTERWFELSAILEG is encoded by the coding sequence ATGAATTTATTGACAGTAGAAAACATATCTAAATCTTATGGTGAATTGGTTCTCTTTTCCAATATCTCATTCGGCATAAATAAAGATCAGAAAATTGCATTGATTGCTAAAAATGGAAGTGGGAAGACCTCTATATTGAATATAATTTCCGGAAAGGACACTACAGAAACTGGACAAGTAACCTCCAGAAAGGGTATTAAAATTGCCTTTTTGGAGCAAGAACCCAATCTAAATCCAGATTTAACCATCGAAGAAACAATTTTTAGTACTGATAATGAGGTTTTGAAAATAATTACTGCTTACGAAAAGGCAGTTCAGAATCCAGATGAGGAAGAACAGTATCAGAAAGCTTTTGAAGCCATGGAAAGGCACAATGCCTGGGATTTTGAAACCCGATACAAGCAGATTCTTTTTAAACTGAATTTAGAAAAACTCGATGTAAAAGTAGGAACCTTATCAGGAGGGCAAAAAAAACGTTTGGCCTTGGCCAACGCTCTTCTGAACAAGCCAGACCTTTTAATTTTGGATGAGCCAACAAACCATTTGGACCTGGAAATGATAGAATGGTTGGAAGCCTATTTTACAAAGGAAAACATTACGCTGTTTATGGTTACGCACGATCGTTATTTTTTGGAACGGGTGTGTAATGAAATCATAGAACTGGACAACAATCAGTTATATAGTTATAAAGGAAATTACTCCTACTATCTTCGAGAAAAAGAAGCACGAATGGAACGGGAAGCCGTGGAGCAGCACAAATCCAAATTACTTTTCAAAAAAGAATTGGATTGGATGCGCAGACAACCCAAAGCCCGTACCACTAAATCAAAATCTCGAATTGATGATTTCAAGGAAATAAAACATAAAGCACATCAAAGAAGAATAGAACATCAGGTTCAGTTGGAGCTAAACATGGAACGTTTGGGAAGTAAAATCTTGGAACTTCACAACATATCCAAATCATTTGATGACAAAACAATTTTAGAAAAATTCGATTATAATTTCACCAAAGGTGAGAGGCTTGGAATAATTGGTCAAAACGGAACAGGAAAGTCTACATTCTTAAACATCATTACACAAAAAGAAACCGTTGATGGTGGAAAAGTAGTTGTGGGTGACACATTAAAATTTGGCTATTACACGCAAAAGGGAATACATTCAAAAGAAGGTCAAAAAGTTATTGATGTAATCCGGGAATTTGGAGACTACATCCCATTGAAAAAAGGCAGACAGATTTCAGCACAACAACTTTTGGAACGCTTCCTTTTTGATAGAAAAAAACAATACGATTTTGTTGAAAAACTGAGTGGCGGAGAACGAAAACGATTGTATTTGTGTACCGTGCTTATCCAAAACCCTAATTTTTTGATTTTGGATGAACCTACCAATGATTTGGATATTGTCACGCTAAATGTGTTGGAAAGCTTTTTACTGGATTTTCCAGGATGTTTGATCGTAGTCTCCCACGATCGCTATTTCATGGATAAAATTGTAGATCATTTGTTCATTTTTAGGGGTAATGGCATCATAGAAGACTTTCCTGGAAATTATTCTGATTACAGAGCTTATGAAAGTAGTAAAGTTATTGCTGATCGTGAAGCAAAAAGCAATAACACAGAAAAAGCCGAAAAAACCAATTGGAAGGAAAAGGGAAACTCTCAAAAATTGTCTTACTCAGAACAAAAAGAGCATAAGCAGTTAGAAAAGGAAATTCAAAAATTGGAAGAGAAAAAAGGGGTACTCCAAAACAAGTTTACTGACCCTAACCTGAGCGTTGAAGAAATAACGCAATTGTCTATTGGTCTCAAAGAAATTTCAAACTCCATCGAGACCAAAACAGAGCGTTGGTTTGAGCTTTCCGCTATTTTGGAAGGGTAG
- a CDS encoding KpsF/GutQ family sugar-phosphate isomerase, with amino-acid sequence MSDIQSILSIAKRTLETESKAIHNLISLLDEQFAHAVQYILDSQGRVVVSGVGKSAIVASKIVATLNSTGTPATFMHAADAIHGDLGTIQKNDIVVCISKSGNTPEIKALLPLIKIGKNKLIGITGNMDSLLAKQADFALSTYVDKEACPNNLAPTTSTSAQMAMGDALAISLLELRGFSSADFAKYHPGGSLGKKLYLRVADIVVNNQKPQVNIDSSVKEVIVEISEKMLGVTAVMEDKKVVGIVTDGDIRRMLSIHDNISGLTAKDIMTSNPKTIDVDTLAVNALELLQAKGISQLLAFDKDTYAGVVHIHNLINEGIL; translated from the coding sequence TTGAGCGACATTCAGTCTATTTTATCCATTGCAAAAAGAACCCTTGAAACCGAGAGTAAGGCCATTCATAATTTGATAAGCTTACTGGACGAACAATTTGCACATGCCGTACAATACATTTTAGACTCCCAAGGACGGGTAGTGGTATCAGGAGTGGGCAAAAGTGCAATCGTGGCTTCAAAGATTGTGGCAACATTGAACTCCACAGGAACCCCGGCAACCTTTATGCATGCCGCGGATGCCATTCATGGTGATTTGGGTACCATTCAAAAAAATGACATTGTTGTCTGTATCTCCAAAAGTGGAAATACTCCAGAGATAAAGGCATTACTTCCTTTAATAAAAATTGGAAAAAATAAATTAATTGGTATTACCGGGAATATGGACTCCTTATTGGCCAAACAAGCAGATTTTGCTTTGAGTACTTATGTGGATAAAGAAGCCTGTCCAAATAATCTAGCCCCAACAACAAGTACTTCGGCACAAATGGCCATGGGCGACGCGCTAGCTATTAGTCTTTTGGAACTTAGAGGTTTTAGCAGTGCAGATTTTGCAAAGTATCACCCAGGGGGATCTTTGGGTAAAAAACTATATTTACGGGTTGCCGATATTGTAGTGAACAATCAAAAACCGCAAGTTAATATCGATTCAAGTGTAAAAGAAGTAATTGTGGAGATTTCAGAAAAAATGTTAGGTGTTACAGCTGTAATGGAAGACAAAAAAGTAGTTGGTATTGTAACAGATGGTGATATTAGGCGAATGCTCAGCATACATGATAACATAAGTGGTTTGACCGCAAAAGATATTATGACATCCAATCCCAAAACAATAGATGTAGATACGTTGGCTGTTAATGCGTTGGAACTATTGCAAGCCAAAGGCATTTCACAACTTCTTGCCTTTGACAAGGACACTTATGCTGGAGTTGTTCATATTCATAACCTTATAAACGAAGGAATTCTGTAA
- a CDS encoding DUF4198 domain-containing protein, with protein sequence MKQTAFLLFLLTVFALFSSHELFLKTDAYFLNSGQSSELYLFNGTFDKSENEITRDRISDARIIGPKYEKHVLDSDYYDKDNITYLKFAAGGEGTYTAGVSTLPRMIEMTAESFNDYLEHEGLEDVIKKRKEEGSYSSGAKEKYSKHVKMLFQVGDKKTDHFDTVFGYPIEFVPLNNPYELKTGESISFKLLANGKPLANQTVHYSTSVPGKDAHENESSTRTDENGILKMVPTQAGKWYVATIFMVKSKEDGVDYESNWATLTFAVK encoded by the coding sequence ATGAAACAGACTGCCTTTCTTTTATTTCTTTTGACTGTTTTTGCTCTTTTTTCTTCACACGAGCTATTCTTAAAAACGGATGCCTATTTTTTAAATTCGGGTCAATCCAGTGAATTGTATTTGTTCAATGGAACTTTTGATAAAAGTGAAAACGAGATTACCAGAGATAGGATTTCGGATGCTAGAATTATAGGTCCCAAGTATGAAAAACATGTATTGGATAGCGATTATTATGATAAGGACAATATCACCTATTTAAAGTTTGCTGCAGGTGGCGAAGGCACCTACACAGCAGGGGTTTCTACCTTACCCCGTATGATCGAAATGACCGCAGAAAGTTTTAACGATTATTTGGAACATGAAGGGCTAGAGGATGTTATTAAGAAAAGGAAGGAAGAAGGTAGCTATAGTTCTGGAGCAAAGGAAAAGTATTCCAAGCATGTAAAAATGCTTTTTCAAGTTGGCGACAAAAAAACTGATCATTTTGATACAGTCTTTGGATACCCTATCGAATTTGTTCCACTAAACAACCCTTATGAGTTAAAGACGGGAGAAAGTATTTCTTTTAAATTGTTGGCTAATGGAAAGCCTTTGGCCAATCAAACGGTACATTATAGCACTTCTGTACCTGGAAAGGACGCCCATGAAAATGAAAGCTCAACAAGAACAGATGAAAATGGAATATTGAAAATGGTTCCAACACAAGCTGGGAAATGGTATGTTGCCACTATTTTTATGGTAAAAAGTAAGGAGGATGGCGTAGATTACGAATCTAACTGGGCAACTTTGACCTTTGCTGTAAAGTAA
- a CDS encoding carboxymuconolactone decarboxylase family protein, which produces MPNKVEEFNSYRSRMNDKILAENNKLIKRIFNLDTNAYMAGALDVKTKELLGLVASAVLRCDDCVKYHLESSKNEGATKEEVMETLGIATLVGGTIVVPHLRRAFEFWEELENLDA; this is translated from the coding sequence ATGCCAAATAAAGTAGAAGAATTTAATTCTTATCGTTCCAGAATGAACGACAAGATATTGGCGGAAAACAACAAGTTGATCAAACGGATTTTCAACTTGGATACCAATGCCTATATGGCAGGAGCATTAGACGTCAAAACCAAAGAACTCCTAGGTTTGGTAGCTTCAGCGGTTCTTCGCTGTGATGATTGCGTAAAATACCACCTAGAAAGTTCCAAGAACGAAGGTGCGACAAAAGAAGAGGTTATGGAGACACTGGGCATAGCGACTTTAGTTGGAGGAACCATAGTTGTACCGCACCTACGAAGGGCCTTTGAATTTTGGGAAGAACTAGAAAATCTTGATGCATAA
- a CDS encoding CD225/dispanin family protein — MENNTNMPPKPDNYLVWAILSTIFCCIATGIASIIYASKVNEAYARGEYEEAQKASKNAKMWALIGLGFAAVIWIIYFAIFGFAIAGGLANAGSY, encoded by the coding sequence ATGGAAAATAATACGAACATGCCGCCAAAACCAGACAATTATTTGGTTTGGGCCATTTTAAGTACAATATTTTGCTGTATCGCCACAGGAATAGCAAGTATTATTTACGCTTCTAAAGTTAATGAAGCCTATGCCAGAGGCGAATATGAAGAAGCTCAAAAAGCATCAAAGAATGCAAAAATGTGGGCGCTTATAGGATTAGGTTTTGCTGCTGTGATATGGATAATCTATTTCGCCATATTTGGGTTTGCAATTGCAGGAGGTCTTGCCAACGCCGGAAGTTATTAA
- a CDS encoding CDP-alcohol phosphatidyltransferase family protein: MKRYIPNFLTLLNLFSGCIAAVFAVLNYLEWAALFVFIGIFFDFFDGFAARMLNVQSEVGVQLDSLADMITSGLVPGIVMFQLLQMAETGGWNLGFFGHETEMTVLPFFGFAITLASAYRLAKFNVDENQVSSFIGLPTPANALLILSLPLILVYHANDVLNTLILSEWFLIGLTLVSAFLLNSRIELFALKFKNWSFKDNAVRYLFLIGSLILLVTLKFLAVPIIIIFYVFSSLLLKASKNNDIL; this comes from the coding sequence ATGAAGCGGTATATTCCTAATTTTTTAACCTTGCTCAATTTGTTTAGTGGTTGTATAGCTGCCGTGTTTGCAGTTTTAAACTATTTGGAATGGGCTGCACTTTTTGTGTTTATTGGAATTTTCTTTGACTTTTTTGATGGCTTTGCGGCTAGAATGCTAAACGTTCAGAGTGAAGTTGGGGTGCAATTGGATTCTTTGGCGGATATGATTACCAGTGGATTGGTACCGGGTATTGTAATGTTTCAGTTGTTGCAAATGGCCGAGACTGGTGGATGGAACCTTGGATTCTTTGGGCATGAAACGGAAATGACCGTGCTTCCCTTTTTTGGGTTTGCAATCACCTTGGCCTCTGCTTATCGTTTGGCCAAATTTAATGTTGATGAAAATCAAGTTTCTTCTTTTATTGGATTGCCAACTCCAGCAAATGCACTGTTGATTCTATCCCTACCCTTAATTTTAGTGTACCATGCGAATGATGTACTCAATACACTTATTTTAAGTGAATGGTTTTTAATAGGGTTGACCTTGGTAAGTGCTTTTTTATTGAATTCCCGAATTGAGCTCTTTGCTTTAAAGTTTAAAAATTGGAGCTTTAAGGACAACGCGGTACGATATCTTTTTCTGATAGGAAGTTTGATATTGTTGGTTACTTTAAAGTTTTTGGCGGTGCCGATTATAATAATTTTTTACGTGTTCAGTTCGTTGTTGCTGAAAGCTTCCAAAAACAATGATATTTTGTGA
- a CDS encoding DUF4105 domain-containing protein: protein MKHWIFFLAALFLVEKNAFAQIPQLTDNSQVSMLTCGPGNQLVDSFGHTAFRVQDTVLGIDVVYNYGTYDFNRPNFYLNFVKGKMVYSLSRRSFDRFLFTYELEKRWVKEQILDLTLAEKNQLLVFFENNFLPENRDYLYDPLLNNCSSITGDILKQQFGDALVFDGSYLEKQYTFRELVRQNLNLNSWSSFGIDLAFGSPVDRKATVQEHMFLPHYAMRQLKNTSKDGKPLLLRERIVLDYNEHKMTGFFPSSPLFWFTLLFIFTCIITYLDYKHGVRSRWLDFSLFFVTGLIGTFLLLLWLATDHTSTPKNFNVLWALPANIVVAFVFQKQTPTWLIKYLWTALALMGILLLVWLFKIQSFSPILIPLLLTLTIRYGYLLTFAKR from the coding sequence ATGAAACACTGGATTTTCTTTTTGGCAGCACTCTTTTTAGTTGAAAAAAATGCATTTGCTCAAATACCACAGCTTACCGATAATTCTCAGGTAAGCATGTTAACATGTGGCCCAGGCAATCAACTTGTCGATTCGTTCGGACATACCGCTTTTCGAGTTCAGGATACCGTTTTGGGCATTGATGTGGTTTACAATTATGGCACCTATGATTTTAACCGACCAAACTTCTATCTAAACTTCGTTAAAGGAAAAATGGTCTATTCACTTTCCAGAAGAAGCTTTGACCGGTTTTTATTTACCTATGAATTGGAAAAAAGATGGGTAAAAGAACAAATTTTAGATTTGACATTAGCTGAAAAAAACCAGCTATTGGTTTTTTTTGAGAATAATTTTTTGCCAGAAAACAGAGATTATCTGTACGACCCACTCTTAAATAACTGTTCCAGTATTACAGGCGATATTTTAAAACAACAATTTGGCGATGCTTTGGTTTTTGATGGTTCCTATTTGGAAAAGCAATACACTTTTAGGGAGCTGGTACGGCAAAATTTGAATCTAAATTCATGGTCCTCATTTGGGATTGATTTGGCTTTTGGCTCCCCAGTGGACAGAAAAGCAACCGTGCAAGAGCATATGTTTTTACCCCACTATGCCATGCGACAATTAAAGAACACCAGCAAAGATGGAAAACCATTATTGTTGAGAGAACGCATCGTCCTTGATTACAACGAGCATAAAATGACCGGTTTTTTTCCATCATCCCCACTATTTTGGTTTACTCTACTGTTCATATTCACATGTATCATAACCTATTTAGATTATAAGCATGGAGTTCGGAGTCGTTGGCTGGATTTTTCACTCTTCTTTGTTACCGGACTGATAGGCACTTTTTTACTGCTACTTTGGTTGGCCACGGACCATACATCAACACCAAAAAACTTTAATGTGCTATGGGCCCTTCCAGCAAATATCGTTGTCGCATTTGTATTCCAAAAACAGACACCCACATGGTTAATAAAATACCTATGGACAGCATTAGCCTTAATGGGCATCCTACTTTTAGTCTGGCTTTTTAAAATTCAAAGTTTTTCACCAATATTGATTCCATTACTTTTGACTCTGACGATTCGTTACGGTTATCTTTTAACGTTTGCTAAGCGCTAA
- a CDS encoding DUF2752 domain-containing protein: protein MGVLSILAILLYFSFNPESVLLFPKCPFHTYLGIHCSGCGSQRAIHDLLHLRIGEAISHNLLLLPALFVIVQHLITKLGIYKAQSFLDYRYAPLVILITILLFMILRNLKIFPFEYLAP, encoded by the coding sequence ATGGGAGTATTGTCTATTTTGGCAATACTCCTTTATTTTTCCTTTAACCCTGAAAGTGTTTTGTTGTTTCCAAAATGCCCATTCCATACCTATCTTGGTATTCACTGTTCGGGATGCGGGAGTCAAAGAGCCATTCATGATTTACTGCATTTACGGATTGGTGAAGCAATAAGTCATAACTTGCTCCTTCTGCCAGCTTTATTTGTTATTGTGCAACATCTTATAACAAAGCTTGGTATCTATAAGGCACAAAGTTTTCTTGATTATAGATATGCCCCATTAGTTATTTTGATAACAATACTTCTTTTTATGATATTACGGAATTTAAAAATATTCCCATTTGAGTATCTGGCACCTTAA
- the lptB gene encoding LPS export ABC transporter ATP-binding protein: MKLRADNIMKAYRGRKVVKGISLEVNQGEIVGLLGPNGAGKTTSFYMIVGLIKPNGGKIFLDDMEITTFPMYKRAQNGIGYLAQEASVFRKLSIEKNILSVLQLTKLSKKEQHMKMESLIDEFGLGHIRKNRGDLLSGGERRRTEIARALATDPKFILLDEPFAGVDPVAVEDIQRIVAQLKDKNIGILITDHNVQETLAITERSYLMFEGGILKAGIPEDLAQDEMVRKVYLGQNFELRKKKLDF; this comes from the coding sequence ATGAAGCTAAGAGCTGATAATATAATGAAGGCCTACCGAGGCCGAAAAGTTGTTAAGGGCATTTCTTTGGAAGTAAACCAAGGAGAAATTGTTGGGCTTTTAGGTCCAAATGGCGCCGGTAAGACCACATCTTTTTATATGATTGTAGGTCTTATCAAACCCAACGGTGGTAAAATATTTTTGGACGATATGGAGATTACCACATTCCCTATGTACAAAAGAGCTCAAAATGGTATCGGCTACCTAGCGCAAGAAGCTTCAGTTTTCCGTAAGTTAAGTATTGAAAAAAATATACTCAGCGTTCTACAGCTTACCAAATTGAGTAAGAAGGAACAGCATATGAAAATGGAATCCTTGATTGATGAGTTTGGCTTGGGCCATATTCGTAAAAACCGAGGAGATTTGTTATCAGGGGGGGAACGTAGGCGTACCGAAATTGCCCGTGCTTTGGCCACAGACCCAAAGTTTATCTTACTTGATGAGCCTTTTGCCGGGGTTGACCCTGTTGCTGTTGAAGATATCCAACGTATTGTGGCCCAACTAAAGGATAAAAATATAGGGATTCTCATTACGGATCACAACGTACAGGAGACCTTGGCGATTACAGAACGTTCTTACCTAATGTTTGAAGGAGGCATATTAAAAGCTGGTATCCCTGAAGACTTAGCGCAAGATGAAATGGTCAGGAAAGTATATCTAGGTCAGAATTTTGAGCTTCGAAAGAAAAAACTCGACTTTTAA